The Mixta hanseatica genome includes a region encoding these proteins:
- the pqqA gene encoding pyrroloquinoline quinone precursor peptide PqqA has protein sequence MSAWIKPAFEDLRLGLEVTLYISNR, from the coding sequence ATGTCCGCATGGATCAAACCTGCATTTGAAGATTTACGTCTGGGTCTGGAAGTAACGCTGTATATTTCCAACCGCTAA
- the pqqB gene encoding pyrroloquinoline quinone biosynthesis protein PqqB, translating into MQIKVLGSAAGGGFPQWNCNCKNCQGVRNGTMKTSRRTQSSIALSDNGKDWVLCNVSPDICHQLLASPELNNPDVLRGTGIGAIILTDSQIDHSAGLLNLREGCPHHVWCTEEVHQDLTTGFPVFTMLSHWNGGLIHHAIVPEQTFSVSVCQSLRFTAIPLLSNAPPYSPYRDRPLPGHNVALFIEDGNSGKSLLYAPGLGEPDNALMPWLQKADCLLIDGTLWRDNELAATGVGKNTGKDMGHLALSEEQGLAALLASLPAERKILIHINNTNPILDEESPERQSLTQQGIEVSWDGMLIEV; encoded by the coding sequence ATGCAGATCAAAGTTCTTGGCTCCGCGGCTGGCGGAGGGTTCCCGCAATGGAACTGTAACTGTAAAAACTGCCAGGGCGTGCGTAACGGCACGATGAAAACCTCACGGCGTACGCAATCTTCTATTGCGCTCAGCGACAATGGAAAAGATTGGGTACTGTGCAATGTCTCGCCCGATATTTGCCATCAGCTGCTGGCTTCGCCCGAATTGAATAACCCCGACGTGCTGCGCGGCACCGGTATTGGCGCCATTATCCTTACCGACAGCCAGATCGATCACAGCGCGGGCTTACTCAATTTGCGTGAAGGCTGTCCGCACCATGTCTGGTGTACTGAAGAGGTTCATCAGGATCTCACTACCGGCTTTCCGGTTTTTACCATGCTTTCTCACTGGAACGGCGGGCTGATCCATCATGCCATCGTACCGGAGCAGACATTCAGCGTCAGCGTCTGCCAGAGTCTGCGCTTTACCGCCATTCCACTGTTGAGCAACGCGCCGCCTTACTCGCCGTATCGCGACCGTCCGCTGCCGGGCCATAACGTGGCGCTATTTATCGAAGATGGCAATAGCGGTAAAAGCCTGCTGTATGCGCCGGGCCTGGGCGAGCCGGATAATGCGCTGATGCCGTGGCTGCAAAAGGCGGACTGCCTGTTGATCGACGGCACGCTGTGGCGCGATAACGAGCTGGCGGCGACCGGCGTCGGCAAAAATACCGGTAAAGATATGGGCCACCTGGCGCTGTCAGAAGAACAGGGACTGGCCGCGCTGCTGGCATCGCTACCGGCGGAACGTAAAATTCTGATCCATATTAACAACACCAACCCCATCCTGGATGAAGAGTCCCCCGAGCGCCAAAGCCTGACG